From one Nocardioides yefusunii genomic stretch:
- a CDS encoding [protein-PII] uridylyltransferase has translation MTAAERADRTAAADAACKAAYTAAGAPDVGVVLVAVGGYGRGELAPFSDLDVVLVHDDAVDPGEIASTLWYPLWDAKYKVDHSVRSFTQMLDAARADDRVALGLLDQRYLCGDTHLSLRLRTALLADWRRTARERLRDVGAMSRRRHESVGELAHLSVPDLKESAGGLRDGCVLKAVTATWLVDVPTTDLERCRRALLDVRDHVHTLSGRAVDRIQPELWSPLAEALDLLKDDGTPDAEAAQRHVRSHGRRVAHLTRLTWRRVATVLDDPRPGTVTAPVTVVRGVAAHGPQVVLDGTVDPAADPVLLLRAAAVASEGDLALEPTTAAELLRDCPPLPTPWPVEARDLMVRLLAGRGLLGVWETLEETGALEHFLPEWEEIRLLPHASVIHRFTVDRHVVETCVEASKLIRRVERPDLLMVTALLHDIGKGTGLDHSIAGEEKARSVALRMGFSEADAGVVATLVRWHLLLPSVATGRDLDDPVTLEEVTSRITTPVQLELLAALTEADSLAASAKAWSSWRARLVGGLVARAAAVLGPTGAEERCEDRSDLPQLPQVKVPLAVRSGNQAAVVQVTPHDDGAGSSVLVLARDRVGLLADVAAALGIERISVRAARAWSQTEPDGTEWGVSEWDVDSESLDASQVRERFALVVAGKADTRRLERVPADALAPVVVVRPRASRSATVLEVRAGDRPGLLHQVLTAVAGLGMTVRSAHVDTVGPQAVDVFYLCELGAKALSETRAAEAAHAVRAVLSPTG, from the coding sequence ATGACCGCCGCTGAACGAGCAGACCGCACCGCCGCCGCCGACGCCGCCTGCAAGGCCGCGTACACCGCGGCCGGCGCCCCCGACGTCGGGGTCGTGCTGGTCGCCGTCGGCGGATACGGCCGCGGTGAGCTGGCCCCCTTCTCCGACCTCGACGTCGTGCTCGTCCACGACGACGCCGTCGACCCCGGCGAGATCGCCTCCACCCTCTGGTACCCGCTGTGGGACGCGAAGTACAAGGTCGACCACTCGGTCCGCTCGTTCACCCAGATGCTCGACGCCGCCCGTGCCGACGACCGCGTCGCCCTGGGCCTGCTCGACCAGCGCTACCTCTGCGGCGACACCCACCTGTCCCTGCGCCTGCGCACCGCACTGCTGGCCGACTGGCGCCGCACCGCCCGTGAGCGCCTGCGCGACGTCGGAGCGATGTCTCGTCGCCGCCACGAGAGCGTCGGCGAGCTCGCCCACCTCTCGGTGCCCGACCTCAAGGAGTCCGCGGGTGGCCTGCGGGACGGCTGCGTCCTCAAGGCCGTGACCGCGACCTGGCTGGTCGACGTGCCCACCACCGATCTCGAACGCTGCCGGCGCGCCCTGCTCGACGTCCGCGACCACGTCCACACCCTCTCGGGCCGCGCCGTCGACCGGATCCAGCCCGAGCTGTGGTCCCCGCTCGCCGAGGCCTTGGACCTCCTCAAGGACGACGGCACTCCCGACGCCGAGGCCGCCCAGCGTCACGTCCGCAGCCACGGACGACGCGTCGCCCACCTGACCCGTCTCACCTGGCGCCGGGTCGCCACCGTCCTCGACGATCCCCGCCCCGGCACCGTCACCGCACCGGTCACCGTCGTCCGTGGCGTCGCCGCGCACGGCCCGCAGGTGGTCCTGGACGGCACCGTCGACCCTGCCGCCGACCCGGTGCTGCTGCTGCGCGCCGCCGCGGTCGCCTCCGAGGGCGACCTCGCCCTGGAACCCACCACCGCCGCCGAACTCCTGCGTGACTGCCCGCCGCTGCCGACCCCGTGGCCGGTCGAGGCCCGGGACCTGATGGTCCGGCTCCTCGCGGGCCGGGGACTGCTCGGCGTCTGGGAGACGCTGGAGGAGACTGGCGCACTGGAACACTTCCTGCCCGAGTGGGAGGAGATCCGGCTGCTGCCGCACGCCTCGGTGATCCACCGCTTCACCGTCGACCGGCACGTCGTCGAGACCTGCGTCGAGGCCTCGAAGCTGATCCGGCGCGTCGAACGCCCCGACCTGCTCATGGTCACCGCGCTGCTGCACGACATCGGCAAGGGGACCGGACTCGATCACAGCATCGCGGGGGAGGAGAAGGCCCGCTCGGTCGCCCTGCGGATGGGCTTCTCCGAGGCCGACGCCGGTGTGGTCGCGACCCTCGTGCGCTGGCACCTGCTGCTGCCCTCGGTCGCCACCGGACGCGACCTCGACGACCCGGTCACGTTGGAGGAGGTCACCTCCCGGATCACGACGCCGGTCCAGCTCGAACTGCTCGCCGCGCTCACCGAGGCCGACTCCCTCGCCGCCTCGGCGAAGGCATGGTCCTCCTGGCGTGCCCGCCTCGTCGGCGGACTCGTGGCCCGGGCTGCCGCCGTGCTCGGCCCGACCGGAGCCGAGGAACGGTGCGAGGACAGGAGCGACCTGCCCCAGCTCCCGCAGGTGAAGGTGCCGCTCGCGGTGCGTTCGGGCAACCAGGCCGCGGTGGTGCAGGTGACCCCGCACGACGACGGAGCCGGGTCCAGCGTCCTCGTCCTCGCCCGTGACCGGGTCGGCCTGCTCGCCGACGTCGCCGCAGCGCTGGGCATCGAGCGGATCTCGGTCCGTGCGGCGAGGGCGTGGTCCCAGACCGAGCCCGACGGCACCGAGTGGGGCGTCTCGGAGTGGGACGTCGACTCCGAGAGCCTGGACGCGTCGCAGGTGAGGGAACGCTTCGCGCTGGTGGTGGCCGGCAAGGCCGACACCCGCCGTCTCGAACGGGTCCCGGCCGACGCGCTCGCCCCCGTCGTCGTGGTCCGTCCCCGGGCCTCGCGCAGCGCCACTGTGCTCGAGGTCCGGGCCGGGGACCGTCCCGGCCTGCTGCACCAGGTGCTCACCGCAGTGGCCGGGCTGGGGATGACGGTCCGCTCCGCCCACGTCGACACCGTCGGCCCGCAGGCCGTCGACGTCTTCTACCTCTGCGAACTGGGTGCCAAGGCGCTCAGCGAGACCCGGGCGGCCGAGGCCGCGCACGCCGTCAGGGCGGTTCTGTCCCCGACTGGTTAG
- a CDS encoding P-II family nitrogen regulator: MKLVTAVIKPHKWEDVREALETFGVAGMTVSEVSGYGRQKGHTEVYRGAEYDIALVPKIRIEIVVEDADASDIVDIIVKTAQTGRIGDGKVWVMPVDTVVRVRTGDKDASAV, encoded by the coding sequence ATGAAGCTCGTGACCGCGGTGATCAAGCCGCACAAGTGGGAAGACGTCCGTGAGGCACTGGAGACCTTCGGTGTCGCCGGGATGACCGTCTCCGAGGTGTCCGGCTACGGCCGCCAGAAGGGCCACACCGAGGTCTACCGCGGTGCTGAGTACGACATCGCGCTGGTTCCCAAGATCCGCATCGAGATCGTCGTCGAGGACGCTGACGCGTCCGACATCGTCGACATCATCGTGAAGACCGCCCAGACCGGTCGCATCGGTGACGGCAAGGTGTGGGTCATGCCGGTCGACACCGTCGTCCGCGTCCGCACCGGTGACAAGGACGCCTCGGCCGTCTGA
- the ftsY gene encoding signal recognition particle-docking protein FtsY yields the protein MSDMSPWIWAAIAVAVLLVVGTVVLLGARALGKAVENKPAVAPKTPATPPRAPQVPAGEAGAPVTDADEDEAVDDAAETPGVEAPVEEIVEEAAPELERPESTQSRLVRLRQRLAGTNNPLGKGLLALLSRDKLDEDTWEDIEDTLLTADIGVAPTQELVEGLRTRLRVEGSAAGEVREVLADELVKLVGPDMDRRLQVSGENGNPGVVLVVGVNGVGKTTSVGKIGRILVAEDRKVLMGAADTFRAAAAEQLGTWGERVGVEVVRGPEGTDPASVAFEAVKKGVETGVDTVIVDTAGRLQNKSGLMDELGKVKRVIEKQAPVTEVLLVLDATTGQNGMIQARVFAEAVNITGIVLTKLDGSAKGGIVVAVQRELGVPVKLVGLGEGADDLAPFEPRAFVEALLG from the coding sequence ATGAGTGACATGTCCCCGTGGATCTGGGCCGCGATCGCGGTAGCCGTCCTGCTGGTCGTCGGCACGGTCGTGCTCTTGGGTGCCCGCGCCCTGGGCAAGGCCGTCGAGAACAAGCCCGCCGTCGCGCCGAAGACCCCCGCCACCCCGCCGCGTGCACCGCAGGTGCCCGCCGGTGAGGCCGGCGCCCCGGTCACCGACGCCGACGAGGACGAGGCCGTCGACGACGCCGCCGAGACCCCCGGCGTCGAGGCTCCCGTCGAGGAGATCGTCGAGGAGGCCGCTCCCGAGCTGGAGCGTCCCGAGTCGACCCAGTCGCGCCTCGTGCGTCTGCGCCAGCGTCTCGCCGGCACCAACAACCCCCTGGGCAAGGGCCTCCTGGCCCTGCTCTCGCGCGACAAGCTCGATGAGGACACTTGGGAGGACATCGAGGACACCCTCCTCACCGCCGACATCGGCGTCGCGCCCACCCAGGAGCTCGTCGAGGGTCTGCGCACCCGTCTCCGCGTCGAGGGCTCTGCCGCAGGTGAGGTCCGTGAGGTGCTCGCCGACGAGCTCGTGAAGCTGGTCGGCCCCGACATGGACCGACGCCTGCAGGTCTCCGGCGAGAACGGCAACCCGGGCGTCGTGCTCGTGGTCGGCGTCAACGGCGTCGGCAAGACCACCAGCGTCGGCAAGATCGGTCGCATCCTGGTGGCCGAAGACCGCAAGGTCCTGATGGGCGCTGCAGACACCTTCCGTGCCGCCGCTGCCGAGCAGCTCGGCACCTGGGGCGAGCGCGTCGGCGTCGAGGTCGTCCGCGGCCCCGAGGGTACCGACCCCGCCTCCGTGGCCTTCGAGGCCGTCAAGAAGGGCGTCGAGACCGGCGTCGACACCGTCATCGTCGACACCGCTGGCCGCCTGCAGAACAAGTCCGGCCTCATGGACGAGCTCGGCAAGGTCAAGCGCGTCATCGAGAAGCAGGCCCCGGTCACCGAGGTCCTGCTCGTCCTCGACGCCACCACCGGCCAGAACGGCATGATCCAGGCCCGCGTCTTCGCCGAGGCCGTCAACATCACCGGCATCGTGCTCACCAAGCTCGACGGGTCCGCCAAGGGCGGCATCGTCGTCGCCGTGCAGCGCGAACTGGGTGTCCCGGTCAAGCTGGTCGGACTCGGAGAGGGCGCCGACGACCTGGCTCCCTTCGAGCCCCGTGCCTTCGTCGAGGCACTCCTGGGCTGA
- the ffh gene encoding signal recognition particle protein — protein sequence MFATLSDRLADTFKNLRGKGKLSEADIDATAREIRIALLEADVALPVVKEFVGAVKERARGEEVSGALNPAQQIVKIVNEELVTILGGETRRLRFAKTGPTVIMLAGLQGAGKTTLAAKLALWLKEQKKTPLLVAADLQRPNAVTQLKVNGERVGVPVFAPQPGNGIGNPVEVARAAIEEAKRSLHDVVIVDTAGRLGIDADLMQQAKDIRDAVNPDEVLFVVDAMIGQDAVNTAQAFLDGVGYDAVVLTKLDGDARGGAALSIASVTGKPVMFASNGEKMTDFDLFHPDRMASRILDMGDVMSLIEQAEKAFDAEQSAKAAEKLLSGQGDFTLEDFMDQMKQLRKLGSMSKILGMLPGMGQFRDQIENFDERELDRIQAIVSSMTPAERQNPKIIDGSRRARIAKGSGTQVNDVNQLVDRFFAARKMMQQMAKGGGMPGMPGMPPMPGMGGGKKGKQPKKGGKSKRTSGNPAKAAAQKKEIAAKAPAAPNPFGLPGGDIDYEKAAEQLNLPKDFSKFLK from the coding sequence GTGTTCGCCACCCTTTCCGATCGCCTTGCAGACACCTTCAAGAACCTCCGGGGGAAGGGCAAGCTCTCCGAGGCCGACATCGACGCCACCGCGCGTGAGATCCGGATCGCGCTGCTCGAGGCCGACGTCGCCCTGCCGGTCGTCAAGGAGTTCGTCGGCGCGGTCAAGGAGCGTGCCCGTGGCGAGGAGGTCAGCGGTGCGCTGAACCCCGCCCAGCAGATCGTCAAGATCGTCAACGAGGAGCTCGTCACCATCCTCGGTGGCGAGACCCGTCGTCTCCGCTTCGCCAAGACCGGTCCCACCGTCATCATGCTGGCCGGTCTCCAGGGTGCCGGTAAGACCACCCTCGCGGCCAAGCTCGCGCTGTGGCTCAAGGAGCAGAAGAAGACCCCGCTCCTGGTCGCCGCCGACCTCCAGCGCCCCAACGCCGTCACCCAGCTCAAGGTCAACGGTGAGCGCGTCGGCGTTCCCGTCTTCGCGCCGCAGCCGGGCAACGGCATCGGCAACCCGGTTGAGGTCGCGCGTGCCGCGATCGAGGAGGCCAAGCGCTCCCTGCACGACGTCGTGATCGTCGACACCGCCGGTCGTCTCGGCATCGACGCCGACCTGATGCAGCAGGCCAAGGACATCCGCGACGCCGTCAACCCCGACGAGGTCCTCTTCGTCGTCGACGCGATGATCGGTCAGGACGCGGTCAACACCGCCCAGGCCTTCCTCGACGGTGTCGGCTACGACGCGGTCGTGCTCACCAAGCTCGACGGTGACGCCCGCGGTGGTGCGGCGCTCTCCATCGCCTCGGTCACCGGCAAGCCGGTCATGTTCGCCTCCAACGGCGAGAAGATGACCGACTTCGACCTGTTCCACCCCGACCGTATGGCCTCGCGCATCCTCGACATGGGTGACGTGATGTCGCTCATCGAGCAGGCCGAGAAGGCGTTCGACGCCGAGCAGTCCGCGAAGGCTGCCGAGAAGCTCCTCTCCGGCCAGGGTGACTTCACCCTCGAGGACTTCATGGACCAGATGAAGCAGCTGCGCAAGCTGGGTTCGATGTCCAAGATCCTCGGCATGCTCCCGGGCATGGGTCAGTTCCGCGACCAGATCGAGAACTTCGACGAGCGCGAGCTGGACCGCATCCAGGCGATCGTCTCCTCGATGACGCCGGCCGAGCGTCAGAACCCGAAGATCATCGACGGTTCGCGTCGTGCCCGCATCGCCAAGGGTTCGGGCACCCAGGTCAACGACGTCAACCAGCTCGTCGACCGCTTCTTCGCCGCCCGCAAGATGATGCAGCAGATGGCCAAGGGTGGCGGCATGCCCGGTATGCCGGGAATGCCCCCGATGCCCGGCATGGGTGGCGGCAAGAAGGGCAAGCAGCCCAAGAAGGGCGGCAAGTCCAAGCGCACCTCGGGCAACCCGGCCAAGGCTGCGGCGCAGAAGAAGGAGATCGCCGCCAAGGCTCCCGCCGCGCCGAACCCGTTCGGTCTGCCCGGTGGCGACATCGACTACGAGAAGGCTGCCGAGCAGCTCAACCTGCCGAAGGACTTCTCCAAGTTCCTGAAGTGA
- a CDS encoding glycosyltransferase, with protein sequence MSSNAAGHDQRGSWMRAKAAGVKRRLGRLTADTAPTQPATSGEPPARSRDAKFLDAHPFFDDDWYRLVTGAKGDRQALVDHYLRAPLEKRVSPQPLFDPVWFADHFAGDLAGKDPFLVFARRKRFRAAFHPLFHLREYRRSNPDVSEHPRGPLGHYLEGHAAASAAGTAPAIAAWWPTEAGSMRDFLLARATEHRDRVARATGPVVTLRTIERASERAAAAPAPESSTGPVDVVLAPGAEEELLRSALTSLVAQTHTDWHVLVGSRDWGFDVTPVLAELLPAGSWTTVEVPSGHRPALDAAVVSGGAGEWITFLDTSDVWAPERLARLLDHATRRDLDVVADVMEVTTAAGRTRRLRTGLGAGDPTLTVRLPRGRVLMSRRAWDERALPALRTDLPSSHEFAMNRALAAPAGIDVVPYVGVRRDEGVREASRRVPVPLRPRFDHGAVRGWDDVVLRDRLLDLTSEQGREREADLVSVIVPTYLDTHMTLRAVTAVMETTAAAGARVQVVVVDNGCRPEQAAVLDAFALRWDTDDARVQVVHNDGNLGFALGNDVALPLLRGAVTVFLNNDTVVTDDWLAPLVDALADETVLGAQSLLLYPDGSVQCAGIAFPATGGLPHGFAQWHPVEDVLGRDGAPGVEALRFHAGTAACLAMRTDDVVALGGFDPVFSNGMEDVDLCLRAAELGAARGVTGPAFVVRPDSVVWHHESVSPGRFKRYQTNRRVFLDRWHGRLPADDVDLWAAIGFEVTGHRADVKQGKERILAVPRPELRRARPEPTRGSTRLDIHESAPRLRWAIKNPAPGGSVGERWGDTHFADSLAEALRDAGQEVVIDRRQAWDRRTAHLDDVALVLRGVGAYNPAPDQVNLAWVISHPDDVGGPEARLYDHVFGASMHWAEEQSRRWGLPVEGMLQATDHRRFHPDLAVPDTGHPVLFVGSSRKQARPLVMQAVEHNVMLSIYGTEWRGMVPPRFVKAEYLDNRSVGAAYRSAGVVLNDHWEDMRQWGFLSNRLFDAAAAGARVITDDVTGLGDVFGRSVQVARTPEDLVRLTTMSDPDTVFGDDAERREVARRIHAEHSFAARATRLVEVAVAAHRARGFDRFQR encoded by the coding sequence GTGAGCAGCAACGCAGCGGGGCACGACCAGCGGGGGAGCTGGATGCGGGCCAAGGCAGCCGGAGTGAAGCGACGGCTGGGACGCCTCACCGCGGACACCGCGCCGACCCAGCCCGCCACGAGCGGTGAGCCCCCGGCCCGCTCACGCGACGCGAAGTTCCTCGACGCCCACCCGTTCTTCGACGACGACTGGTACCGCCTCGTCACCGGCGCGAAGGGTGATCGACAGGCACTCGTCGACCACTATCTCCGTGCCCCGCTGGAGAAGCGGGTCTCACCGCAGCCCCTCTTCGACCCGGTCTGGTTCGCTGACCACTTCGCCGGCGACCTCGCCGGCAAGGACCCCTTCCTCGTCTTCGCACGCCGCAAGCGCTTCCGCGCCGCCTTCCACCCGCTCTTCCACCTGCGTGAGTACCGCCGCAGCAACCCTGACGTCTCCGAGCACCCCCGCGGTCCCCTCGGGCACTACCTGGAAGGACACGCAGCAGCATCTGCTGCGGGCACCGCCCCGGCGATCGCCGCCTGGTGGCCCACCGAGGCCGGTTCGATGCGCGACTTCCTGCTGGCCCGCGCCACCGAGCACCGTGACCGCGTGGCCCGCGCCACCGGGCCGGTCGTGACGCTGCGCACCATCGAACGCGCCAGCGAACGCGCCGCCGCGGCGCCTGCACCCGAGTCGTCGACCGGGCCGGTCGACGTCGTCCTCGCGCCGGGCGCCGAGGAGGAACTGCTGCGCAGCGCCCTCACCTCGTTGGTCGCCCAGACACACACCGACTGGCACGTCCTGGTCGGCTCCCGTGACTGGGGCTTCGACGTCACGCCGGTCCTGGCAGAGCTGCTGCCGGCTGGATCCTGGACCACCGTCGAGGTGCCGTCCGGACACCGTCCGGCGCTCGACGCAGCGGTCGTTTCCGGCGGTGCGGGGGAGTGGATCACGTTCCTCGACACCTCTGACGTCTGGGCCCCCGAACGTCTCGCCCGTCTGCTCGACCACGCGACGCGTCGCGACCTCGACGTCGTCGCCGACGTCATGGAGGTCACCACCGCCGCTGGCCGTACCCGCCGTCTGCGCACCGGCCTCGGTGCCGGCGACCCCACCCTGACGGTCCGGCTCCCGCGAGGTCGGGTGCTGATGTCCCGTCGGGCCTGGGACGAACGAGCCCTACCGGCACTGCGCACCGACCTGCCCTCGAGCCACGAGTTCGCGATGAACCGCGCGCTGGCCGCGCCGGCCGGCATCGATGTGGTCCCGTACGTCGGTGTACGGCGCGACGAGGGCGTGCGAGAGGCGTCGCGCCGGGTGCCCGTGCCGTTGCGTCCGCGCTTCGACCACGGCGCCGTGCGCGGCTGGGACGATGTCGTTCTGCGTGACCGTCTCCTCGATCTCACCTCCGAGCAGGGCCGCGAGCGTGAGGCCGACCTGGTCTCGGTGATCGTGCCCACCTACCTCGACACCCACATGACGCTGCGTGCCGTCACCGCCGTCATGGAGACCACCGCGGCCGCCGGAGCGCGGGTGCAGGTGGTGGTCGTCGACAACGGGTGCCGTCCCGAGCAGGCCGCCGTCCTCGATGCGTTCGCGCTGCGCTGGGACACCGATGACGCCCGCGTCCAGGTGGTCCACAACGACGGCAACCTCGGCTTCGCACTGGGCAACGACGTCGCGCTGCCGCTGCTGCGTGGCGCGGTGACGGTCTTCCTCAACAACGACACCGTCGTCACCGACGACTGGCTGGCCCCGCTCGTCGACGCCCTCGCCGACGAGACCGTCCTGGGCGCGCAGTCGCTGCTGCTCTACCCCGACGGTTCGGTGCAGTGCGCCGGCATCGCGTTCCCGGCCACCGGTGGTCTCCCGCACGGTTTCGCGCAGTGGCACCCGGTCGAGGACGTCCTGGGCCGTGACGGCGCCCCGGGCGTGGAGGCGTTGCGCTTCCACGCCGGCACCGCCGCGTGCCTGGCGATGCGGACCGACGACGTCGTCGCGCTGGGAGGTTTCGACCCTGTGTTCAGCAACGGCATGGAGGACGTCGACCTCTGCCTGCGTGCCGCCGAGCTCGGTGCGGCGCGCGGCGTCACCGGCCCGGCGTTCGTGGTCCGTCCCGACTCCGTGGTGTGGCACCACGAGTCGGTCTCCCCGGGACGCTTCAAGCGCTACCAGACCAACCGCAGGGTCTTCCTCGACCGCTGGCACGGACGTCTCCCCGCCGACGACGTCGACCTCTGGGCAGCCATCGGGTTCGAGGTCACCGGTCACCGTGCCGACGTCAAGCAGGGCAAGGAACGGATCCTCGCGGTCCCGCGCCCCGAACTGCGTCGCGCCCGTCCGGAGCCGACGCGAGGCAGCACCCGCCTCGACATCCACGAGTCCGCACCGCGCCTGCGGTGGGCGATCAAGAACCCCGCCCCGGGCGGATCGGTGGGTGAGCGCTGGGGCGACACTCACTTCGCCGACTCCTTGGCCGAAGCCCTGCGCGACGCCGGACAGGAGGTCGTCATCGACCGCCGTCAGGCCTGGGACCGTCGTACCGCCCACCTCGACGACGTCGCGCTGGTGCTGCGGGGTGTCGGCGCGTACAACCCTGCCCCCGACCAGGTGAACCTGGCCTGGGTGATCTCGCACCCCGACGACGTCGGTGGTCCCGAGGCCCGGCTCTACGACCACGTCTTCGGTGCCTCGATGCACTGGGCAGAGGAACAGTCCCGACGCTGGGGCCTCCCGGTCGAGGGCATGCTGCAGGCCACCGACCATCGTCGTTTCCACCCCGACCTGGCCGTTCCCGACACCGGGCACCCGGTGCTCTTCGTGGGTTCCTCGCGCAAGCAGGCCCGCCCACTGGTGATGCAGGCGGTGGAGCACAACGTGATGCTCTCGATCTACGGCACCGAGTGGCGCGGCATGGTGCCGCCGCGGTTCGTGAAGGCGGAGTACCTCGACAACCGCTCCGTCGGTGCCGCCTACCGTTCGGCCGGGGTGGTCCTCAACGACCACTGGGAGGACATGCGCCAGTGGGGCTTCCTCTCCAACCGCCTCTTCGACGCTGCGGCCGCCGGTGCTCGCGTGATCACCGACGACGTCACCGGTCTCGGTGACGTCTTCGGTCGCTCGGTCCAGGTGGCGCGCACGCCGGAGGACCTGGTGCGGCTGACCACGATGAGCGATCCCGACACCGTCTTCGGCGACGACGCAGAACGGCGTGAGGTGGCTCGACGGATCCACGCCGAGCACTCGTTCGCGGCGCGCGCGACCCGTCTGGTGGAGGTCGCGGTCGCGGCTCACCGGGCCCGGGGTTTCGACCGCTTCCAGCGCTGA
- a CDS encoding glycosyltransferase family 2 protein: MRIMATLMVRDEVDIVAAMVEHTLAQGIDLLLVTDNGSVDGTREVLEAYAATGRVELFHDPLHEHQQGQRVTEMARRARTVHRADWVVNLDGDEFVVAVDRSLTVREALERTPFGLNAFTVDVVNMVGPTAGQVPGHTAFDQLVWRDRRPVEELERRDLHAHPTPNAVHRGESDVVVRPGNHFTTVVSNGQPDDAVRLEVLHVPWRSWEQFESKVVNTGSAYSASATLNPSPNHHGMRDYRLWQEGRLRPTYENRLPDAEQLALGEPQGWFVRETRLVDELTALRATALLPDLFDATLPVSMKV, translated from the coding sequence ATGAGGATCATGGCGACGCTGATGGTGCGCGACGAGGTCGACATCGTGGCCGCGATGGTGGAACACACCCTCGCCCAGGGGATCGACCTGCTGCTCGTCACCGACAACGGCTCGGTCGACGGCACCCGCGAGGTCCTCGAGGCCTACGCGGCGACCGGCAGGGTCGAGCTGTTCCACGACCCGCTGCACGAGCACCAGCAGGGGCAGCGCGTCACCGAGATGGCCCGGCGGGCCCGCACCGTGCACCGGGCGGACTGGGTGGTCAACCTCGACGGCGACGAGTTCGTCGTCGCCGTCGACCGCTCCCTCACCGTGCGCGAGGCCCTGGAACGCACCCCGTTCGGGCTCAACGCGTTCACCGTCGACGTGGTCAACATGGTGGGCCCCACCGCCGGCCAGGTGCCCGGCCACACCGCGTTCGACCAGCTCGTGTGGCGCGACCGACGTCCGGTCGAGGAGTTGGAACGCCGCGACCTGCACGCCCACCCCACGCCCAACGCCGTGCACCGTGGCGAGAGCGACGTGGTCGTGCGACCCGGCAACCACTTCACCACCGTCGTCTCCAACGGCCAGCCCGACGACGCCGTCCGGCTCGAGGTGCTGCACGTCCCGTGGCGCTCCTGGGAACAGTTCGAGTCGAAGGTGGTCAACACCGGCAGCGCCTACAGCGCCTCCGCCACCCTCAACCCCTCCCCCAACCACCACGGCATGCGGGACTACCGACTCTGGCAGGAAGGACGCCTGCGTCCCACCTACGAGAACCGGCTGCCTGACGCCGAGCAGTTGGCCCTCGGCGAGCCACAGGGGTGGTTCGTGCGCGAGACCCGCCTGGTGGACGAGCTCACCGCACTGCGCGCCACAGCACTGCTGCCGGACCTGTTCGACGCGACGCTGCCGGTCTCGATGAAGGTCTGA
- a CDS encoding ammonium transporter, with protein MEDLAMHVWTLVAASLVLFMTVPGLALFYGGMGRSKSVLNMMMMSFSAAGIAGVVYVLWGWSMSYGEKDIALLFNNPFETFGLSGVEGSDLIGVGFQMTFAIITAALISGAVADRLKFSAWVVFLPLWLTLSYFPLAHMVWGGGFLADAENGLADLLGSAVPVDYAGGTVVHINAGVAGLVLVLLLGKRIGFGKEPMKPHNLPLTMIGAGILWFGWYGFNVGSFVAPDENVGEAFMSETALVWLNTTVCTVAAICGWLIVEKIKHGKATSLGAASGVVAGLVAITPSCGALSPIGALILGVVVGALCALAVSLKYKFGYDDALDVVGVHLVGGLVGTVAIGLLATDGGLFYGDGASLLVTQVAVALFAMLWAGVATLVAALIVKAVVGLRADEEDEVEGLDFSEHGEAGYDFGTTVGRGRSVLAGTTDKTKEGANA; from the coding sequence ATGGAAGACCTCGCGATGCACGTGTGGACGCTGGTAGCAGCGTCCCTCGTGCTCTTCATGACCGTTCCTGGTCTCGCACTGTTCTACGGCGGCATGGGCCGGTCGAAGTCCGTGCTCAACATGATGATGATGTCGTTCTCCGCCGCCGGTATCGCTGGCGTCGTCTACGTCCTCTGGGGCTGGTCGATGTCCTACGGCGAGAAGGACATCGCTCTTCTCTTCAACAACCCCTTCGAGACCTTCGGGCTCTCCGGCGTCGAGGGCTCCGACCTCATCGGTGTCGGCTTCCAGATGACCTTCGCGATCATCACCGCCGCCCTCATCTCGGGTGCGGTCGCTGACCGTCTCAAGTTCTCTGCGTGGGTGGTCTTCCTCCCCCTCTGGCTGACCCTCTCCTACTTCCCCCTGGCCCACATGGTCTGGGGCGGTGGCTTCCTGGCTGACGCCGAGAACGGCCTCGCTGACCTGCTCGGCTCCGCGGTCCCGGTCGACTACGCCGGTGGAACCGTCGTCCACATCAACGCCGGTGTCGCCGGTCTGGTGCTGGTCCTCCTGCTCGGCAAGCGCATCGGCTTCGGCAAGGAGCCGATGAAGCCCCACAACCTGCCCCTCACCATGATCGGTGCCGGCATCCTGTGGTTCGGTTGGTACGGCTTCAACGTCGGTTCCTTCGTCGCCCCCGACGAGAACGTCGGCGAGGCCTTCATGTCCGAGACCGCGCTGGTCTGGCTGAACACCACCGTCTGCACCGTCGCCGCCATCTGCGGCTGGCTGATCGTCGAGAAGATCAAGCACGGCAAGGCCACCTCGCTGGGTGCCGCCTCTGGTGTCGTCGCCGGTCTCGTCGCCATCACCCCGTCCTGCGGCGCCCTGTCGCCGATCGGCGCGCTCATCCTCGGCGTCGTGGTCGGTGCCCTCTGCGCCCTGGCCGTCTCGCTCAAGTACAAGTTCGGCTACGACGACGCCCTTGACGTCGTCGGTGTCCACCTCGTCGGTGGTCTCGTCGGCACCGTGGCCATCGGCCTCCTGGCCACTGACGGTGGTCTCTTCTACGGCGACGGCGCCTCGCTCCTCGTCACCCAGGTCGCTGTGGCACTGTTCGCCATGCTGTGGGCCGGTGTCGCCACCCTGGTTGCCGCTCTCATCGTGAAGGCCGTCGTCGGTCTCCGCGCTGATGAGGAGGACGAGGTCGAGGGTCTCGACTTCTCCGAGCACGGCGAGGCCGGTTACGACTTCGGCACCACCGTCGGCCGCGGACGCTCCGTCCTCGCCGGCACCACCGACAAGACCAAGGAAGGCGCGAACGCATGA